tctagtttgatccatccatcctctgaatactctaggtctctagtttgatccatccatcctctgaatgctctaggtctctagtttgatccatccatcctctgaatgctctaggtctctagtctgatccatccatcctccgaatgctctaggtctctagtttgatccatccatcctctgaatgctctaggtctctagtttgtggctgtaaagtttcatgaggctgtgattatcctagaggtcaccgcAGGTCATTTTATAAAGTGAGGTTAAGTTAAAGAAAATAGgcctcactatatgaaatggctactagggggattaacatcatcacacatgaatataattgggctcattggatccacaatagTCTgtcctggttggtaccaatggattcctcaggtttttctagtttcatatgataccagtatcttcactctagtttgaAAACTAAGTCTGCaataacctctgaaagacagaatagcggccaggCCAGCTGGCGGGCTGTCAGAGTTTTAGGAGGTTAAAACATTAGATTTCATCATCTGGACACTATCCACAGCAAATGGTAATCGGGCCATTGCCGTATATATTGTACCTCGGTTTGGACCAAAGTGTTGATCAGTGGGAAATGAATAGTCTCCAGAATCATTGCATTACAACATTCTCTGGATCCATAATAAAATCTGACAGTAACCATTTGACATTTAATaaacttaaagtacactttaacATGGTTTGAATGTCGTCCTTACATAAATTAGAGGTTCACTGTAGGAGTACAGGATGTGAGTTATTTGCATTGCCTCACTAACATGAGTAGTCATTAGGAGACCCACATAATCTAATCTGTTCCTAATTCCTTCCAGACCGCAATGAATCTTTTCTACTTAGCGCTCATCGGACATGGCCTGTCACTGACCTCCCTCTTCATCTCCCTCGGGATATTCTTCCATTTCAAGTGAGTCAACAAACCTCATCGTAGCATGCTTTACAGACAGATATGTCCTATTGAATGCGTTAATTAATAGcactgtgatgtgatgttgcCTTTCTCTTCTTGCAGGAGTTTAAGTTGCCAAAGGATCACGCTTCACAAAaacctcttcttctctttcgtCCTGAACTCTGTGATCACCATCATCTGGTTGACTGCAGTGGCAAACAACCAGGAGCTGGTGCAGCGGAATCCAGTGAGTTTACTTTTTCTCATGACTCTGAAAGTACAGCACAAGGAAATAGCAGAAGCAGAAATAAACAGCTACCTTCCACAttaattctgtgtgtgtgtttttcctcctcagACGAGCTGTaaagtgtcccagtttattcatCTGTACCTGTTTGGCTGCAATTACTTCTGGATGCTGTGTGAAGGGATATACCTGCACACTCTCATCGTGGTGGCTGTGTTTGCTGAGAAGCAGCACCTGATGTGGTACTATCTTTTAGGGTGGGGTAAGTCAGGATAACGTGTTGTGTAAATGGTTGCTCTCTCTGCTGTGATATGAAGTCCATCATTTTTTAGTAACGTTGGAGTCAGTCTCTTAATTTGAGTTTATTCAAACAGAGAAAGCAAGGTTTGGTATAGCTACTTAAGCACAGTACAGTATTGTAAGTACAAGAATAGTATAAACAGTTTTCTCAAACCACAATTGTACTTTAAAGGTCCTCATtatgaaattcagagcatttctattgcctccacatggctctcaacatggcaacggcggAGCTCAAGccctcaggaagagcgccaggctgTGAAGCGAATTTTCGtggtggccaaacggcggtagtacaacttctgtgtccgtcacgtgacgtgatgccatcgggcccaaaaatactttttcccatagacttccatcagaaaagagacatctgtaactccgAGGATCATTTATCTTTTGATGTAAATCAAcctcccagtacgaacacttgaatagcccttatttaaatcatccatccatctattatcTGGAAccgctaacaagctaacagtgttaaattGGGGGTAAGCGGAGGGTGGGCGCGTTGCTACCGCGACAACGCCGTCAGCTGTAACCGcagtatgagagcagtgcagagcggcggccgtgagctcgccagtggggcacgctcacatgcactaaggtgcactaaaaggcatgcaaagcacagagaagctctacaacacacacacagagggagagagacttcattctctgctcaggtagacattactcctctatatctctaCATtacaaataattgttttttgctatattaatgctctgattATCACATTGAGAACATTTAAAGGAAGTGGGACTACATTAATTTTTAGCTTAAACTGCAATtgtaattcatttaatttaattttattttgcagGCTTTCCCCTCATTCCTGCTTCCATACATGCCGTCGCTCGAAGTTACTACTACAACGACAAGTAAGCATTCAAGTGCATGATCTATTACGGTTAATACTGCAGCTTAATTacgacagaaaaaaataattatataacaAGAATCaaaattgaatgaaaaaaatgttaaaacccTGTCTAGAAAAGTGTTTCAAATGTGAGATGCAGCTTGGCCAACATAAGGTCACAGTAGTATATTCTGATAAGGTATAAAATGATCTGCTGTTTATCTGCACCTTGCAAAGTTCAGCATTCAATCTCACTGATAGCTTCTTTGATCAATCCCCCCCACTTAGTAGTTGATGCTAATTAATTTCTCATTAAAGCCATTGATCTGCATCATGAGTCAGCTGTCATGTGATGCACTGATAGTGTTGTGCAAACGTATCTCTGTTGTCCCTCTTTTCTCTGCTGTAGCTGTTGGATCAGCTCCAAAACATCGCTCCTCTACATCATCCATGGTCCCATCTGTGCTGCTCTTTTGGTAAGAAGTGTCAGTCTTTCCCCCAATCAATTAGAGCAAAGTAAATCACAGTCATGACTGATTTGTTCCATATTTCTCTTGGTTGGCTGTTTTTATTGCgcaatgaagcaaaaaaaaaaggtctgtttTTGCCTTCTTTTGAGTGGACACTGTGGGAGGTCTGAAACCAGGACATGGTTTCCTAGCATGCATAATTGCGTTTATCTTGTGAAATCAATGCATCTGCCCCTGTGAGGGTCCACCCACTGGTCCCCAGGCCTATGTTGCATTCTAGGAATTCACCTAATCAGCACAGCCGGGCATGCTTCAGAGAAAGCTGGTCCCTTCAGACTCTCGCAGGACTAAATGTTCAGTGCTAAAACCGGGTTTCAGGCCCAAAAAAGGTCTTGCCGTTGTTTTGCTCATAATGGATTGCTTTTTGTTGAAACCTTACTCGTAATGGGCAGTATAGGAATGGAATGATGTGGCAGAtagtattttgaaatgaaacaaaaagttAAGAGTCAGCGTCTGTCAGGTGAAACACAatctattatatattgtatggctgtcaatctattgaaatatttaatcgtgattgtccatgattaatcgtgattcatttgcaatttttgcatttggtcatgcattttttatctgttcaaaatgtatcttaaatggagatttgtcaagtatttaatattcttatccacatgggagtgggcacatATGCTTCTTTATTGCTTGCTTGGATTTATACCATGCAGAAGGAACAATACTGtattttaaacaaaattaaaacgAACAGAAAAGCATGTTTAGAAGTGGCGGTGACTTTAATGCTTTGTTTGGGATTTCCCCCACACCTATGGCTTTCTTCAGCTTTGACTTGACAAGAGGTTCTCACTTCCTCCAAAGTAATATcataattcaaaaacacatttgatgtATACCCGCCTTGGTTCATATTTGTCTCCAACTCCTCCTTTAAATAACAAGCTTCTCTAAAAAAGATATCATAAAAAATTGATATCAATATAAGAATATGATTTCCTGAAAATGAATCAGCAAAATATTGCTCCTATATTTTGAgtacaaactagggctgtcaatcatttaaaatatttaattgcgattaatcccaTGATCGTCcctgattaatcgtgattaattgcaaattaattgcacaattttgtatctgttcaaaatgtatgtaaaagtatttaatcctcttatcaacatggagtgggcaaatatgctgtttatgcaaatatatgtacatatttattattgtaaatcaatcaacaacacaaaacaatgacagatagtgtccagaaaccctcacaggtactgcatttagcataaaacaatatgctcaaatcataacatggcaaactgcagcccaacaggcaacaacagctgtcagtgtgtcagtgtgctgacttgactatgacttgccccaactgcatgtgattatcataaagtgggcatgtctgtaaaggtcagaggtcaagggacccctttgaaaatggccacgacagtttgtcctcgccaaaagttagcgcaagtttggagcgttatttagcctccttagcaCAAGCTActgtagtatgacatggttggttccaTTCCTtcgtttttttagtttcatatgatacaattgtgttaatttgttaaagaaattagtggcgttagaacaaatttgctttaacgtgtTATTGCTTtgacgttgacagccctaatgaaaatGTAGCATCCACGTGCCAGATCGTGAGCAtgcatccaagaggaagctacgAAAATGGCGGACACAGCGTCGAAAAGACGTATATAAAGCGAGGCGAAACGCCAAGCGGCAAATTGTGTTaatttgttaaagaaattagtggcgttaaaacgaatttgcgttaacgcattattatcgcactaacgttgacagccctaatatatattattatttaaagggaGGGACTGTCATAGATATGATTTCAAACCTGTAGCCATCATTAAATATCATCATGTTATTTCTACCTTTAACTGTCTGCCCAGGCTTATTTATACTATTCATGAAGATGGTGAATTTACAGTTTATCCGAGGTAAACCTTTAACCAGCTGACAGCAGCTAATAGCCAGAATATTATGCTGATTTATTGATGTCCTCTCTGCTGCTATCCCTCCTAGGTCAATCTGTTCTTTCTACTAAACATTGTGCGAGTGCTCATCACCAAACTGAAGGTGACCCACCAAGCAGAGTCTAGTCTCTACATGAAAGCCGTGAGAGCCACCCTCATCCTGGTGCCTCTTCTGGGAATTCAGTATGTCCTGCTTCCCTACAAGCCAGAGGGACGGGTCTCCTCTGAAATATACGACTACATCATGCACATACTGATGCATTACCAGGTGAGCAGTGGTCAATGTGAAGGTTTGAGTtgcgtgttttttttattttcatttgatttgtattattattgtgtcatgtaTAAATAATATGCCCAGCCCAAACATGCTGACAAGACACCACTATTTagagaataaagacagaaaacagagtAGCAACATAAGTTACAAATAATACTAAACTAATGAACCATCCTGACATTTTTTCCAAGCTTGAGAAACAAAGGTAGCCAATTTATAAGCATTACAATTAAATTCCATTCTGTCATCGTCGGTGCACTAAAACATTTCTGgactttttaattaaaacatatATTCTGAATTCATCATAGTATGGATAATACCAAAAAAAATGATTCATTTTGAACTTCTGCTATTTTGCATAATTCACACAATCTGGTGTCCTGGATGTTTTTAATCTGCCAATTTCAAGGGCCACATGAAGGATTTCTGTTCTAAACTGTGCAACTAAAGACCTTTGACTCCTTGATAgcgatgcaccgataccgggccgatactgactcaagtagctggatcggatatcagtgacAGTGGGGCCagtatattcaattcaattctatgtttatatactatatacattatatactggaatttcaaTTCAAGTTTTGGCCAATTTATTGCTGCATTACAAAAGTTTACACTTgatttctgttaattttgataatattttacgaagttgctggtgtatgatatattatttggattaataaataacaattcagtacatttatatctgtgtatttatttgcaaGGCTACATGTTGTTTTACAAAgataggaaagcgatgtttaagtcaagcaaGTCATAATTGTGcttgatttgaatgtttttgtaattttgtgtttaacaatatatctttcaaccattttttcttcaaatctaAAATCTAGTAACTTTCTTCTGATTGTGTTCCTGCTGCATGATACATTATTACTATACATATCTTGTAATTCAGCTTCCTCAAAAACAGCATGAAGTTCTGTAGCCCATGGAGAGTTCTCAAAAAAACTCCAAGAAAAAATCCAAAAGAGTTCAACCTGTatgactttactatgactttcccaaaactgcatgtgattatcatgaagtgggcagaCCCGTTGgttcccatagaacccatttttattcacattgaggtcagaggtcaagggactcctttgaaaatggtcatgccagtatttcctcgccaaaatttagggcaagtttggagcgttatttaacttctttgacatggttggtaccttaagtttcctagtttcataatatcttcactctgacttaaaaactgagctcactacaacctccaaaagattgatgcgttaaagaaaatagtgtTAATTACCgtgttcattttgacagccctaatacaaacTATGTATGCATGTTCTCCCcctgttagcgtgggttttctccgggtgctcaggtttcctcccacagtcctaagacatgcaggttaggttcattgttgactctaaatgtcccgtaggtgtgaatgtgagtgtgaatggttgtctgtctctatgtgtcagccctgcgatggactggcgacctgtccagggtgtaccccgccttcgcccaatgtcggctgggatcggctccagcccccccgcgacccctaacgggataagcggttgcagatggatggatggatggatggataatacAAACTATGTCCTACTTTCAACAGAATCATTACTTAGGACAACTTTCTCCTTGGTCCCAATTTTTTGATTACCTTCCAAAATTGTTGTGGATTACTGGTAATAAAGTAATCAAATCTTAATGGCTGTCCTTTCCAAAATGTCCTTTTATAGAATTATAAATTCTTATCAAACACCTCTCAATCGTTGTCAACTCAAAGAGTCATTACACCTTAGATATTCCCTTTCCGCCATTTTCCTTTCAGTCCATCCTTTTAGGTGGTAGTTCCAATAAGGATGGTGCTCCTTCTCTATTGATGAGCTTTACTTTGATTACATTTTATAGGTTGACATTTATCCATTTCTAGTATTCTGGTGGTGTTTTGTCCAGACGACCAGCACCTAGACTATGTGATG
This DNA window, taken from Sebastes fasciatus isolate fSebFas1 chromosome 14, fSebFas1.pri, whole genome shotgun sequence, encodes the following:
- the calcrla gene encoding calcitonin gene-related peptide type 1 receptor; translation: MAKRKMDSIGRSGMVALILLCNLAKIFVKASLEVNETQQQHPTNVYHEMGHTRNKIVTAQFECYQKIMKDDTQGRQEPMCNRTWDGWLCWDDTKAGVNSEQHCPDYFQDFDPSEMVNKICTDSGHWFLHPESNRTWTNYTRCNEHTNEGRMTAMNLFYLALIGHGLSLTSLFISLGIFFHFKSLSCQRITLHKNLFFSFVLNSVITIIWLTAVANNQELVQRNPTSCKVSQFIHLYLFGCNYFWMLCEGIYLHTLIVVAVFAEKQHLMWYYLLGWGFPLIPASIHAVARSYYYNDNCWISSKTSLLYIIHGPICAALLVNLFFLLNIVRVLITKLKVTHQAESSLYMKAVRATLILVPLLGIQYVLLPYKPEGRVSSEIYDYIMHILMHYQGLLVATIFCFFNGEVQAVLRRHWNQYHIQFGSSVGNHSDALRSASYTASSITEVQGCYSIDSHTEHMNGKGCHDADASILKSDSPFA